The following are encoded together in the Populus trichocarpa isolate Nisqually-1 chromosome 5, P.trichocarpa_v4.1, whole genome shotgun sequence genome:
- the LOC7476906 gene encoding CDT1-like protein a, chloroplastic — MNSLLYSPIPSSKSKKPKLDSESSSLTPKSKPSKSKKPKLDSESSSLTPKSKPSNSTIATQTPTQQSQLPSRLRNRRVALSLKEVRHIASQDHGTNQTKSARRQIASWPEDSTTDTTTSKLPKPRKNQSRDGHNKIPDKYEMLGEFFDNLDSSIRLLRMKGSMSTFSNISPKIESLTDRRFTHKHLAQLKYIMPEAIEIKRVLKFDEQTSCMKPDLQVTVNADAIQCDDGKLKTESEKIYLRKVFRSRLVDFYRDHPQGDDIPEEMLPEPFNRSPLLAGTPAIEEEKPAMASLLSRSFKRRFSSQKGTKIEAENSLQRSVSSALEPCPSKISSNERTSYSAPSPAKVSSTPTCDQDCLSATPSKVKDAINDGDDSPTKMASDQSTPAKLALTPVALISTTPALHQHKRCTSPYNDGSSNSPDKLVRRPPSRSLIFETPVKHAMDEQRETGDVSDDDDVLKIFPESLLQSIREKEQKAKEERDPAISQAKKRRQMIACLPKLFNKIHFLFQSIRQSVLTKEELIHKIIASHSDIADRREVDEQLNLLLELVPEWISEKLASSGDSIFRINKMYSPETVRARLEEAK, encoded by the exons ATGAACTCCCTTCTATACTCACCAATCCCTTCTTCAAAATCCAAGAAACCTAAACTAGATTCTGAATCATCATCTTTAACCCCAAAATCTAAGCCTTCAAAATCCAAGAAACCTAAACTAGATTCTGAATCATCATCTTTAACCCCAAAATCTAAGCCTTCGAACTCAACAATCGCCACTCAAACCCCAACACAGCAATCCCAACTCCCTTCCCGCCTCCGCAACCGCCGTGTCGCCCTCTCCTTAAAAGAAGTCCGTCACATCGCCTCTCAAGACCATGGAACCAATCAAACCAAGTCCGCTCGAAGACAGATCGCGTCTTGGCCTGAGGATTCCACCACCGATACCACCACCAGTAAACTACCCAAGCCCAGAAAGAATCAGTCTCGTGATGGGCACAATAAAATCCCCGATAA GTATGAAATGCTGGGTGAGTTTTTTGATAACTTGGATAGCTCGATCCGGTTGTTGCGTATGAAGGGCTCGATGTCTACTTTCTCTAACATTTCCCCAAAAATTGAGTCTTTAACAGACAG gagGTTTACGCATAAACATTTGGCGCAATTGAAGTATATTATGCCAGAGGCAATTGAGATAAAGAGGGTACTCAAGTTTGATGAGCAAACCAGCTGTATGAAGCCGGATCTTCAAGTTACTGTAAATGCTGATGCAATTCAATGTGATGATGGCAAGTTGAAAACTGAAAgtgagaaaatatatttaaggaaGGTCTTCCGCTCAAGGCTTGTGGATTTTTATAGAGACCATCCTCAG GGTGATGATATTCCAGAGGAAATGCTCCCAGAGCCATTCAATCGCTCCCCATTGCTGGCAGGAACCCCGGCAATTGAAGAAGAGAAACCAGCAATGGCATCACTTTTATCCCGAAGTTTCAAGAGGCGCTTCTCCTCCCAAAAAGGTACAAAAATTGAAGcagaaaacagcctccaaagaTCAGTTTCCTCGGCTTTAGAGCCATGCCCCAGCAAAATCTCCTCCAATGAGAGAACTAGTTATTCTGCTCCATCACCAGCCAAAGTGTCTTCCACACCTACCTGCGACCAAGATTGTTTATCTGCAACACCAAGCAAAGTGAAAGATGCCATAAATGATGGAGATGATTCTCCCACAAAGATGGCTAGTGACCAATCAACTCCTGCAAAACTTGCTTTAACTCCAGTTGCATTGATATCTACCACACCTGCATTGCATCAGCATAAAAGATGCACGAGCCCATATAATGATGGTTCTTCCAACTCACCAGACAAGCTTGTTAGGCGTCCCCCCAGCAGGTCATTGATATTTGAAACTCCAGTGAAGCATGCTATGGATGAACAAAGAGAGACAGGGGATGtatctgatgatgatgatgtcttGAAAATTTTCCCTGAGAGTCTTCTGCAATCG ATACGAGAGAAAGAACAGAAGGCTAAAGAAGAGAGAGATCCTGCAATCTCACAAGCAAAGAAGCGGCGGCAAATGATTGCCTGCCTTCCTAAGCTCTTCAACAAGATTCATTTCTTGTTTCAGTCAATAAGACAATCAGTTCTCACAAAAGAGGAGCTCATACACAAGATAATTGCAAGCCACTCTGATATTGCTGATAGAA GAGAAGTTGATGAGCAGCTAAACTTGTTGCTTGAACTCGTTCCTGAATGGATATCTGAGAAATTGGCATCTAGTGGGGATTCGATCTTTCG CATCAACAAAATGTACAGTCCAGAAACTGTACGAGCACGACTTGAAGAAGCCAAGTGA